Proteins encoded together in one Gemmatimonadetes bacterium T265 window:
- the murI gene encoding glutamate racemase, with protein MPAVTRADAPIGVFDSGIGGLTVVRELRRQLPAEDIVYFGDTARVPYGPKSRETVERYSREIASFLLTRNVKAIVVACNTATAHALPMLEAELPVPVVGVVGPGARAAVRTTSDGGIGVIGTAGTVRSGAYERAIAAIAPHTNVTARACPLFVPFVEEGWTDHPATRLVAEEYLAPFRAAAVDTLVLGCTHYPLLKRVIADVVGPDIRLIDSAHETAAETGDVLRARQLAAPAARAGVAHYVVSDAPDHFARTARHFLGAPLQDVETFTLG; from the coding sequence TTGCCCGCCGTGACGCGCGCCGACGCGCCGATCGGCGTCTTCGACTCCGGGATCGGCGGCCTAACGGTCGTACGCGAACTGCGGCGCCAGCTGCCCGCGGAAGACATCGTCTACTTCGGCGACACCGCGCGCGTTCCGTACGGACCGAAGAGTCGCGAGACGGTCGAACGGTACAGTCGCGAAATCGCGAGCTTCCTGCTGACCCGGAACGTCAAGGCGATCGTCGTCGCGTGCAACACGGCGACAGCCCACGCGCTCCCGATGCTCGAAGCCGAACTCCCGGTCCCGGTCGTCGGCGTCGTCGGACCGGGCGCGCGCGCGGCGGTTCGTACGACGTCGGACGGCGGCATCGGCGTGATCGGCACGGCCGGCACGGTCCGCTCGGGCGCGTACGAGCGCGCGATCGCGGCGATCGCGCCGCACACGAACGTGACCGCACGCGCCTGCCCCCTGTTCGTGCCGTTCGTCGAGGAGGGCTGGACGGATCACCCGGCCACCCGCCTCGTCGCGGAAGAGTACCTCGCGCCCTTTCGCGCCGCGGCCGTCGACACGCTCGTGCTCGGGTGCACGCACTACCCGCTCTTGAAGCGTGTCATCGCCGACGTCGTCGGGCCCGACATCCGCCTGATCGACAGCGCGCACGAGACGGCGGCCGAGACGGGAGACGTGCTGCGCGCGCGGCAGCTCGCCGCGCCGGCGGCCCGGGCCGGCGTCGCGCATTACGTGGTGAGTGACGCGCCAGACCACTTCGCCCGCACGGCCCGACACTTCCTAGGCGCGCCGCTCCAAGACGTCGAGACGTTCACCCTCGGCTGA
- a CDS encoding reactive intermediate/imine deaminase: MPSPVHTERAPAAIGPYAQAVVANGVVYTAGQIPLDPATMELVPGDVAAQAEQVLRNLGAVLGAAGASWASALKTTIFLADMADFARVNEVYARHLGDARPARSTVAVAGLPRGARVEIEVVAAVDG, translated from the coding sequence ATGCCATCCCCCGTCCACACCGAGCGCGCCCCCGCCGCGATCGGTCCGTACGCGCAGGCGGTCGTCGCGAACGGCGTCGTCTACACCGCGGGCCAGATTCCGCTCGACCCGGCGACGATGGAGTTGGTACCCGGCGACGTCGCGGCGCAGGCGGAGCAGGTCCTGCGCAACCTGGGCGCCGTGCTCGGTGCCGCCGGGGCGTCGTGGGCGAGCGCGCTGAAAACCACGATCTTCCTCGCCGACATGGCGGACTTCGCGCGCGTGAACGAGGTCTACGCGCGCCACCTCGGCGACGCGCGCCCGGCGCGCTCCACCGTCGCGGTCGCCGGACTGCCACGCGGTGCCCGCGTCGAGATCGAAGTCGTCGCCGCGGTCGATGGCTGA